TCATCGAGGTGGTCACTCCTGGCAGCGGGCCTGGCACGGGCCGCCTTTTTTCCTGCAATCGCAACGTGCTGGCTGCCGCGTGTCCCTACTTCAAGAGCATGTTCACCGGCGGTATGTACGAGAGTCACCAGACGAACGTGACCATGCACGATGTGGATGCCGAGTCCTTCGAGGTGCTGGTCGATTACTGCTACACGGGTCGTGTGTCATTAAGTGAGGCCAACGTGCAGCGCCTGTACGCCGCCTCCGACATGCTGCAGCTCGAGTATGTGCGTGAAGCCTGTGCCTCCTTCCTAGCCCGCCGCCTTGACCTGGCCAACTGCACGGCCATCCTCAAGTTCGCCGACGCCTTCGACCATCACAAGCTGCGATCACAGGCCCAGTCGTTTATAGCCCACAACTTCAAGCAGCTCAGCCGCATGGGTTCGATTCGGGAGGAGTCTCTGGCAGATCTGACCCTGGCCCAACTGCTGGCCGTCCTGCGCCTGGACAGTCTAGACGTCGAGAGTGAGCGGACAGTGTGCCAcgtggcggtgcagtggttggaGGCGGCTCCCAAGGAGCGGGGTCCCAGCGCTGCAGAAGTCTTCAAGTGTGTCCGCTGGACACACTTCACCGATGAAGATCAGGATTACCTGGAAGGACTGCTGACCAAGCCCATTGTGAGGAAGTACTGTCTGGACCTTATCGAAGGAGCCCTGCAGATGCGATATGGTGACATGTTGTACAAGTCTCTGGTGCCAAAGCCAGAGAGCAGCAGCGGCGGCAGCTCTGTTGTATCCATGGCAGAAAATCCACCTCAGAGGCTGGGTATGTGTGCCAAGGAGATGGTGATCTTCTTTGGACATCCCAGAGATCCCTTTCTGTGCTATGACCCATACTCAGGGGACATTTACACAATGCCATCACCTTTGACCAGCTTGGCTCACACTAAGACTGTCACCTCCTCAGCTGTCTGTGTCTCTCCAGACCATGACATCTATCTGGCCGCCCAGCCCAGGAAGGACCTCTGGGTGTATAAACCAGCCCAGAATAGTTGGCAGCAACTTGCTGACCGCCTGCTCTGCCGTGAGGGCATGGACGTGGCATACCTCAATGGCTACATTTACATTTTGGGTGGGCGGGACCCTATTACTGGAGTTAAATTAAAGGAAGTGGAATGCTACAGTGTTCAGAGGAACCAGTGGGCCTTAGTGGCTCCTGTACCCCATTCCTTCTATTCCTTTGAACTAATAGTGGTTCAGAACTATCTTTATGCTGTGAACAGTAAGCGCATGCTCTGCTATGATCCTAGCCATAATATGTGGCTGAACTGTGCTTCTCTTAAACGCAGTGACTTTCAGGAAGCCTGTGTCTTCAATGATGAGATCTATTGTATCTGTGACATCCCAGTCATGAAGGTGTATAACCCAGCCAGGGGAGAATGGAGGCGGATTAGTAATATTCCCCTGGACTCTGAGACCCACAACTATCAGATTGTCAATCATGGCCAAAAGTTGCTCCTCATCACCTCTACAACCCCACAGTGGAAAAAAAACCGGGTGACTGTGTATGAATATGATACTAGGGAAGACCAGTGGATTAATATAGGTACCATGTTAGGTCTTTTGCAGTTTGACTCTGGCTTTATTTGCCTCTGTGCTCGTGTTTATCCTTCCTGCCTTGAACCTGGTCAGAGTTTCATCACTGAGGAAGATGATGCACGGAGTGAGTCTAGTACTGAATGGGACTTAGATGgattcagtgaactggactctgaGTCAGGAAGTTCAAGTTCTTTTTCTGATGATGAAGTCTGGGTACAGGTAGCACCTCAGCGAAATGTACAGGATCAGCAGGgttctttgtaaatattttgaactaCTAAGATGTTTCTACTGCTATGGAATATATCTTAAAAAgatgtccttttcttttcctgaaaaaaaaaaaaattgattaggGCTGCAGATTTGGTTTAGAAAGGATAATGTTTGAATTGCTAATGTAATGTTACAAAGTTTAAACAGTCCATGAAATCAACTATATAATAATTTACTGTGCAGAACGTTGAGATTAAAGTATGCAAAACAATGAACCATATAATTGATTAGAATGCTTGgtggttttcttctttgttcaagTACTTGTTGCACCAGTGAATCGTTTTGATTAGTTACACTGTTTATATTTTGATTATCTAATTTAGTCTTGTtagtttttaaattctatttagtGTGAGGAAgttagctttttaatttttatatagaaaattGGACTAGAAATTGTTGGTAGGGTTTTGAAGGTTTATATATTCCTTCAGAATAATGAAAGTAGTAGATTTCCTAAATTTTCAAATAGTCAGTTTTTAGGATTCTAAGTTAATACAGTTAAAATTTGGTTTGGTGTTCTTCTCTTCTGCAAAGAAAACAAATTGGACATATATATTAAGGTTATTAAAGAGTGATTTCATTTTGATAATTTGCAGAATGGTCTTAAGCACTcatagaaagtaaaaaaaaatcaggattccactgttttaaaagaaatttcatttttatttttggaatataaaatgtgtatttgcTAAATATGACCATTTTTCTATCTTAAAAAGATCCATTCTGGTAGTATCACCAACTATTTAGTCCCTTCTAAACCAAAAACAATAGGTAAGTTGCcatattttttcatctatatctgATACATGCTTCGTTGAATCAGAGGAACAATCGTTTTTTTCTCTGGACATGTGATTGGGTAATGTAAGTTTTTATCCATTGGTCATGCCTTGTCTTAAAAAGTTTATATGCTTTCCTACAATATTTTGGCTGTATAGTTTTGCTGTTTGTCTTAGAGGATTCTTTAGCAGGAAGTGACTTTTGTGAGGTGATACTGGTTTTGAAAATATGTATAAGCTAAAAACAGTGTTTGATTGAGATCAGTAGTAGTTATTGTGTCTATCAACTCTAAAATCAAGTGCCAGGAGAGAACTTTAAAAGTTTAAGCTGTGTATAGAATTGTTTTATGTAGCACTGAAATTTTCTGTCAGTTTTGTAAGTCACTGTAAATGATTACCAGCTTGAAGGTATTTTTGTATTAAAAGTTGACAGTTAAAGAACATAAGTGGATGATAGCATTTGGGGCCAATAGTGAAAGTATGTTTCCTCTAAAATACTTCCCTAAGCAGTGGTGTACACAGTTATTTTATTAGGTTATTTGTATCTGTCCTATATTTCTCTGTGAACCATGCTccagtctgttttttgtttgttttgtgtcaCCATAATAAGAGAAGGTCTAGAAATAGAGACTAAATTGCACAAAATTGACATTGTTAAATACGAGAACATATAGGTGCTTACTTTTTGAGGGTCTGTTAATACATATGGTTGTCACAATACATATACACGATAAatggtgtatatatacagatGCTTATGTTCTATAAATTTTTCTGTACCCACTTAGTTT
This portion of the Eschrichtius robustus isolate mEscRob2 chromosome 18, mEscRob2.pri, whole genome shotgun sequence genome encodes:
- the KBTBD7 gene encoding kelch repeat and BTB domain-containing protein 7, producing the protein MQSREEAPRSRRLASPRGGRRPKRLSKPSVSAFFTGPEELKDTAHSAALLAQLKSFYDARLLCDVIIEVVTPGSGPGTGRLFSCNRNVLAAACPYFKSMFTGGMYESHQTNVTMHDVDAESFEVLVDYCYTGRVSLSEANVQRLYAASDMLQLEYVREACASFLARRLDLANCTAILKFADAFDHHKLRSQAQSFIAHNFKQLSRMGSIREESLADLTLAQLLAVLRLDSLDVESERTVCHVAVQWLEAAPKERGPSAAEVFKCVRWTHFTDEDQDYLEGLLTKPIVRKYCLDLIEGALQMRYGDMLYKSLVPKPESSSGGSSVVSMAENPPQRLGMCAKEMVIFFGHPRDPFLCYDPYSGDIYTMPSPLTSLAHTKTVTSSAVCVSPDHDIYLAAQPRKDLWVYKPAQNSWQQLADRLLCREGMDVAYLNGYIYILGGRDPITGVKLKEVECYSVQRNQWALVAPVPHSFYSFELIVVQNYLYAVNSKRMLCYDPSHNMWLNCASLKRSDFQEACVFNDEIYCICDIPVMKVYNPARGEWRRISNIPLDSETHNYQIVNHGQKLLLITSTTPQWKKNRVTVYEYDTREDQWINIGTMLGLLQFDSGFICLCARVYPSCLEPGQSFITEEDDARSESSTEWDLDGFSELDSESGSSSSFSDDEVWVQVAPQRNVQDQQGSL